A genomic region of Roseateles amylovorans contains the following coding sequences:
- a CDS encoding GMC family oxidoreductase N-terminal domain-containing protein, with protein MAPPFEEARPAPPERPSSSSSGAREDARPFGTRWLSRPLEDWMAERLQGDRRATTGESAESAAPEASGDPVDSADPVDLLIVGSGYGGAAAAHAFAGRCDAQGRPLRVVVLERGREYLPGAFPSRFADLPGHVRFASRDAESPTGRREGLFDLRLGPDVCVALANGLGGGSLINAGVMERPTPTVFTEPGWPETFLSEDLSPWFDRAERLLGVRDDSGDNTIERLRGHRPRRLALLRELGGSETRAARLQVAMDTRPRGAAQWSHQACLACGDCATGCNHEAKQSLDTGLLLQAWRAGAELICGASVERLERAAGGGWAVHVQHTDELLRRRQGKAFVVKARRVILAAGSLGSTEILLRSKRAGLPVSHMLGQRFSANGDVLAVGQALPEPLHAVADEQQPAAERQVGPTITAVMRGGADFVVEDLAVPGALRPLFEESFALAGTLDALGRPNTGRHEERAEFDDPFAVRPHQTERYLPMALIGRDSGTGALVLNDDSEEPGCLGVAWPGLRHEPDIARRHAWIERRLQQRGARLLRNPMWQLLPPEMAFLMTGARGPMISVHPLGGCAMADRGCDGVVNPDGQVFVGAGDRVHEDLVVLDGAIVPTSLAINPALTITALALRALAHLTAKWDLNHGPGPVRQERVRPRFRRIEAPKAETPTVIEVRERLGGFVRWPGAPGSPLKYLELGFVYQPKVLTELLRPGPERRLVAAPGSFLRVYEARETPSGRFEIVGPRQGDGRLWWHQERGDGNALFTVPLKDAELAIFQREASGPLRRHARGLAAWVMNRGYRDSVQGALDWLSQRTAAKAPDEPSSGVWARIVNAWHLSGHAGEVRLMRYRLRIDADAGLANGEPLPDWANGLREVLIQGRKRISYTRRGNPWTQLSRLILDPVAGLQPPPGQREIRLELDLHHLARERMPLLRIRQAQDSPTAVRDIGALMAYIARMTIGLHAWTFRKPDEAPPRRIDRLPGAVPDLPTPTVIEMAAGRWGEAGAQRQDLERRARDDDDRPVLVRLTRYARPGGEPVLMIHGYSASGTTFAHHSVRPGPAKILWDAGYDVWIVDMRTSAGLPTAKLPWTFEESAFNDIPLAVDRVLRETGREQLHVFAHCMGSVMLHMAMLEPRQQPWEHFFPLRQRLMSRVSKLVISQVTPLMVMSPTNSLRGVLMQYLRPYLPLSDFAFRPEGPPTLMDQVMDRLLSSLPYPDAEFDVENPPPPRIRRTPWTAARHRMDLLYGRDFAVTNVGQPVLDFIDDHFGPLNMDTVAQAVHFARCHEITDWQGASVYLDSLAKSLAMLRAFPVLSLHGEDNGLCSAESAELLRDYYEQAAPGRYHYRVIAGHGHQDCLIGRDIQTRVFPAVLAFLAEGGPSAPGGEGRGSSDPAADRASVAAGGAPSHGASTTEGAFT; from the coding sequence GCATGCCTTCGCGGGACGTTGTGATGCGCAGGGCCGTCCCCTGCGCGTCGTGGTGCTGGAGCGCGGGCGTGAGTACCTGCCCGGCGCCTTCCCCAGCCGCTTTGCCGACCTGCCGGGCCATGTCCGGTTCGCTTCGCGCGATGCGGAGTCGCCGACGGGTCGTCGCGAAGGGCTGTTTGATCTGCGGCTGGGGCCGGACGTGTGCGTCGCCCTGGCCAATGGGCTGGGCGGCGGGTCGCTGATCAACGCGGGTGTGATGGAGCGGCCGACGCCCACAGTGTTCACCGAGCCCGGCTGGCCGGAGACCTTTCTCAGCGAGGACCTGTCGCCTTGGTTCGATCGCGCCGAGCGGCTGCTGGGTGTGCGCGATGACAGTGGCGACAACACCATCGAGCGGCTGCGCGGCCACCGACCCCGTCGCCTGGCGCTGCTGCGCGAGCTCGGTGGCAGCGAGACCCGCGCGGCGCGCCTCCAGGTCGCGATGGACACGCGCCCGCGTGGCGCGGCGCAGTGGTCCCATCAGGCCTGTCTGGCTTGCGGCGACTGCGCGACCGGCTGCAACCACGAGGCCAAGCAATCGCTGGACACCGGCCTGCTGCTGCAGGCCTGGCGGGCCGGCGCGGAATTGATCTGCGGTGCCAGCGTCGAACGCCTGGAGCGCGCAGCAGGCGGCGGTTGGGCGGTCCATGTGCAGCACACCGATGAGTTGCTGCGCCGGCGGCAGGGCAAGGCCTTCGTCGTGAAGGCGCGCCGAGTGATCCTGGCTGCGGGCAGTCTGGGCTCCACGGAGATCCTCCTGCGGTCCAAGCGGGCCGGTCTGCCGGTGTCGCACATGCTGGGCCAGCGGTTTTCCGCCAACGGTGACGTGCTGGCGGTGGGCCAAGCGCTGCCGGAGCCGCTGCATGCCGTGGCCGACGAGCAGCAGCCCGCCGCGGAGCGCCAGGTCGGGCCGACCATCACCGCGGTGATGCGCGGTGGTGCGGACTTCGTGGTGGAGGACCTGGCGGTTCCCGGCGCGCTGCGACCGCTGTTCGAGGAGAGCTTTGCGCTGGCCGGCACGCTGGATGCGCTGGGGCGTCCCAATACCGGCCGGCATGAGGAGCGCGCCGAGTTCGACGATCCCTTTGCCGTCCGTCCGCACCAGACCGAGCGCTATCTGCCGATGGCGCTCATCGGTCGCGACAGCGGCACCGGCGCCCTGGTGCTGAATGACGACAGCGAGGAGCCGGGCTGCCTGGGCGTCGCCTGGCCCGGACTGCGGCACGAGCCCGACATCGCCCGCCGCCATGCCTGGATCGAGCGTCGGCTCCAGCAGCGCGGCGCCCGGCTGCTGCGCAATCCGATGTGGCAGCTCCTGCCGCCCGAGATGGCCTTCCTGATGACGGGGGCGCGCGGTCCGATGATCAGCGTGCATCCGCTGGGCGGCTGCGCCATGGCCGATCGCGGCTGCGACGGCGTGGTCAATCCGGACGGTCAGGTGTTTGTCGGCGCGGGCGATCGGGTGCATGAGGACCTGGTGGTGCTGGACGGCGCGATCGTGCCGACCTCGCTGGCCATCAATCCCGCGCTCACCATCACCGCGCTGGCCCTGCGTGCGCTCGCCCATCTGACAGCGAAGTGGGACCTCAACCACGGCCCGGGACCCGTGCGGCAGGAACGGGTGCGCCCACGCTTTCGACGGATCGAGGCGCCGAAGGCGGAGACGCCGACCGTCATTGAAGTGCGCGAGCGGCTGGGTGGCTTTGTCCGATGGCCAGGGGCGCCGGGCTCGCCGCTGAAGTACCTCGAGCTCGGATTCGTCTATCAGCCCAAGGTGCTGACCGAGCTGCTGCGGCCGGGGCCGGAGCGCCGGCTGGTCGCGGCACCGGGCAGCTTTCTTCGGGTCTACGAGGCGCGAGAGACTCCCAGCGGCCGTTTCGAGATCGTGGGACCGCGCCAGGGCGATGGCCGGCTGTGGTGGCATCAGGAGCGGGGAGATGGCAACGCCTTGTTCACCGTGCCGTTGAAGGACGCGGAGCTGGCGATCTTCCAGCGCGAGGCCTCCGGTCCGCTGCGGCGACATGCGCGCGGCCTGGCGGCCTGGGTGATGAATCGGGGCTATCGGGATTCGGTCCAGGGTGCACTGGACTGGCTTTCGCAGCGCACAGCGGCGAAGGCGCCGGACGAGCCGTCTTCCGGCGTGTGGGCCCGCATCGTCAACGCCTGGCACCTGTCCGGGCATGCCGGGGAAGTGCGGTTGATGCGGTACCGGCTGCGTATCGATGCCGACGCCGGTCTCGCCAACGGCGAGCCTTTGCCCGACTGGGCCAACGGCCTGCGCGAGGTGCTCATCCAGGGCCGCAAGCGCATCAGCTACACCCGACGCGGCAATCCCTGGACGCAGCTCAGCCGCCTGATCCTGGACCCGGTGGCGGGCCTGCAACCACCGCCCGGCCAGCGCGAGATCCGGCTGGAGCTGGACCTCCACCATCTGGCCCGCGAGCGCATGCCGCTGCTGCGCATCCGCCAGGCGCAGGACAGTCCGACGGCGGTACGCGACATCGGGGCGCTCATGGCCTACATCGCCCGCATGACCATCGGCCTGCATGCCTGGACCTTCCGCAAGCCGGACGAGGCGCCCCCCCGGCGCATCGACCGGCTGCCGGGAGCGGTGCCGGACCTGCCCACGCCCACCGTCATCGAGATGGCCGCCGGCCGTTGGGGCGAGGCCGGCGCGCAGCGCCAGGACCTGGAGCGCCGCGCGCGCGACGACGACGACCGTCCCGTGCTGGTGCGACTGACACGGTATGCACGACCCGGCGGCGAGCCGGTGCTGATGATCCACGGCTACAGCGCCAGCGGCACCACCTTCGCCCACCACTCGGTGCGCCCGGGACCGGCCAAGATCCTCTGGGATGCCGGCTACGACGTCTGGATCGTGGACATGCGCACCAGCGCCGGCCTGCCCACCGCGAAGCTGCCCTGGACCTTCGAGGAATCCGCCTTCAACGACATTCCGCTGGCGGTGGACCGGGTGCTGCGGGAGACCGGTCGCGAGCAGTTGCATGTCTTCGCCCACTGCATGGGCTCGGTGATGTTGCACATGGCGATGCTGGAACCGCGCCAGCAGCCCTGGGAGCACTTCTTCCCGCTGCGTCAGCGCCTGATGTCCCGGGTGTCCAAGCTGGTGATCTCGCAGGTCACGCCGCTGATGGTGATGTCGCCCACCAACAGCCTGCGCGGCGTGCTGATGCAGTATCTGAGGCCCTATCTGCCCTTGAGCGACTTTGCCTTCCGACCGGAGGGGCCGCCCACCTTGATGGATCAGGTGATGGACCGGCTGCTCTCCAGCCTGCCCTATCCGGACGCGGAATTCGATGTCGAGAATCCGCCGCCGCCCCGCATCCGCCGCACGCCCTGGACGGCGGCGCGCCACCGCATGGACTTGCTCTACGGCCGCGATTTCGCCGTCACCAACGTGGGCCAGCCGGTGCTGGATTTCATCGACGACCATTTCGGACCGCTGAACATGGACACCGTGGCGCAGGCAGTGCATTTCGCGCGCTGCCATGAGATCACCGACTGGCAGGGCGCGAGCGTCTATCTGGACAGTCTGGCCAAGAGCCTGGCGATGCTGCGGGCCTTCCCGGTCTTGTCCCTGCACGGCGAGGACAACGGCCTGTGCAGCGCCGAAAGCGCCGAGCTGCTGCGGGACTATTACGAGCAGGCCGCACCGGGTCGCTATCACTACCGGGTCATTGCCGGCCACGGTCATCAGGATTGCCTGATCGGGCGCGACATCCAGACGCGTGTCTTCCCTGCGGTGCTGGCCTTCCTGGCCGAGGGCGGGCCGTCGGCGCCGGGCGGGGAGGGGCGCGGCTCGTCCGAT